Proteins encoded by one window of Chondromyces crocatus:
- a CDS encoding SDR family NAD(P)-dependent oxidoreductase — translation MRGKVVLITGASSGIGAALAREVVQRGARPVLVARRSERLEELSRELENAGGKSLPVTCDIRKEGEIERAVGAAREVFGGIDVVVANAGFGVLGRVEALTLDDVQRQFETNVLGMMRTIQATLGDVRQSRGCLALVGSMSAYMPLPGFAAYNMSKAAVKALADTLRLELLRDGVAVLHVVPGLVHSELPKVDNHGVFDESRVDPVVRLRVPAQEAAREIVDAIAARRDEAVITRHGRVLAAMARYAPGLTGAALGMAAKRG, via the coding sequence ATGCGAGGCAAGGTCGTGTTGATCACGGGCGCGTCGTCGGGGATCGGGGCGGCGCTCGCCCGCGAGGTCGTGCAACGCGGCGCGCGGCCGGTGCTGGTCGCTCGCCGCAGCGAGCGCCTGGAGGAGCTGTCACGCGAACTCGAGAATGCCGGAGGCAAGTCGCTCCCGGTGACGTGCGACATCCGCAAGGAGGGGGAGATCGAGCGGGCCGTCGGCGCGGCGCGCGAGGTGTTCGGCGGCATCGATGTGGTGGTCGCCAACGCAGGCTTCGGGGTGCTCGGACGCGTGGAGGCGCTGACCCTCGACGACGTGCAGCGCCAGTTCGAGACCAACGTGCTCGGCATGATGCGGACGATCCAGGCGACGCTCGGTGACGTGCGGCAGAGCCGTGGGTGTCTCGCGCTGGTGGGGAGCATGTCCGCGTACATGCCACTGCCAGGGTTCGCGGCGTACAACATGAGCAAGGCGGCCGTGAAGGCGCTGGCCGACACGCTGCGGCTGGAGCTCTTGCGCGACGGGGTCGCGGTGCTGCACGTGGTGCCGGGCCTGGTGCACAGCGAGCTGCCCAAGGTGGACAACCACGGCGTGTTCGATGAGTCGCGGGTGGATCCGGTGGTGCGTCTGAGGGTCCCGGCGCAGGAGGCGGCGCGGGAGATCGTGGATGCGATCGCCGCGCGGCGAGACGAGGCGGTGATCACGCGGCACGGGCGGGTGCTCGCGGCGATGGCGCGCTACGCGCCAGGGCTCACGGGCGCGGCGCTCGGCATGGCGGCAAAGCGGGGCTGA
- a CDS encoding PrsW family glutamic-type intramembrane protease produces the protein MSAISWLLWGLTVVAPAAAWLAVLRRERPARTQFSVGLFAALLGAVAFVPAVLLEEILLRWAGLDRYARTADVATLVYALLVAAPLEQGLKVAAVAPLVRTRKVVEPIDGVVYASTAALGFVTVHNAVYLWGRALPSVDIARALLALPAHVAFATAWGFTLGRDRRRRIGGRWFNVAWLGAALFNGVFDHLVFARRPVAMLAALPILLCAGVIALVAVQSLLRQGEAISDARVSRLLTSMTPPSIGAVREALRRTERPVTLRWIVFGALVTTGVLTACLAGAVALGHRVGIDFAAVDRAEAQVAAMVPLVFIGGAAMSAFPIAGYLVARASATRSVLEPAISAALAIVGSLVLLGLAAPVAVVFAIAFAPVAFGLACVGSWMGMSR, from the coding sequence TTGAGCGCCATCTCCTGGTTGCTGTGGGGGCTCACTGTCGTCGCACCGGCGGCGGCGTGGCTCGCCGTGCTGCGACGAGAGCGCCCCGCCAGGACCCAGTTCTCCGTCGGGTTGTTCGCGGCGCTCCTCGGCGCGGTGGCGTTCGTTCCGGCGGTCCTGCTCGAGGAGATCTTGCTGCGCTGGGCCGGGCTGGATCGGTACGCGCGCACGGCCGACGTGGCGACGCTCGTCTATGCGCTGCTGGTGGCGGCGCCGCTGGAGCAAGGGCTCAAGGTCGCGGCGGTCGCGCCGCTGGTCCGCACGCGAAAGGTGGTCGAGCCGATCGATGGCGTCGTCTACGCGTCGACGGCAGCGCTGGGCTTCGTGACCGTGCACAACGCCGTCTACCTGTGGGGTCGCGCGCTGCCATCGGTGGACATCGCGCGCGCGCTGCTGGCGCTGCCGGCGCACGTGGCGTTCGCGACGGCGTGGGGCTTCACGCTGGGGAGAGACCGGAGGCGGCGCATCGGGGGGCGCTGGTTCAACGTGGCATGGCTCGGCGCAGCGCTGTTCAACGGGGTGTTCGATCACCTGGTGTTCGCGCGCAGGCCGGTGGCGATGCTGGCGGCGCTGCCGATCTTGCTGTGTGCCGGGGTGATCGCGCTGGTCGCGGTGCAGTCGCTCCTGCGACAAGGAGAGGCGATCTCGGACGCGCGCGTGAGCCGCTTGCTCACGAGCATGACGCCTCCCTCGATCGGGGCGGTTCGCGAGGCGCTGCGTCGCACCGAGCGTCCGGTCACGTTGCGCTGGATCGTCTTCGGGGCGCTGGTGACCACGGGGGTGCTCACGGCGTGCCTCGCGGGCGCGGTCGCCCTGGGGCACCGCGTGGGGATCGACTTTGCGGCCGTGGATCGCGCCGAAGCGCAGGTCGCGGCGATGGTGCCGCTGGTGTTCATCGGGGGCGCCGCGATGAGCGCGTTTCCGATCGCCGGCTACCTCGTGGCGCGGGCGTCGGCGACGCGGAGTGTGCTGGAGCCGGCGATCTCGGCGGCGCTCGCCATCGTCGGATCGCTGGTGCTGCTCGGGCTGGCAGCACCAGTGGCGGTGGTGTTCGCGATCGCCTTCGCGCCAGTCGCGTTCGGCCTGGCGTGCGTCGGCTCGTGGATGGGGATGAGTCGGTGA
- a CDS encoding Crp/Fnr family transcriptional regulator: MSSAPQLKASPPDPERLRARFGRSFAAGEVIFREGDLGAESFLIEEGRVRLIKRVRGAERSLMVLKAGDMLGESALLTGVPRSSTAIALSPVVALALDQATLQSLLENHPLVALRIVKQLVARLRDAEDQIESMMLTDTQSKVVNALLKLAQQARDEGSGGTVSFSVSPMELSIRVGLDVDTVKRAVQQLRDGQYLRVSDERLEIPDLDALRRLYHLLGVKDEIRGEG, translated from the coding sequence ATGAGCAGCGCGCCCCAGCTCAAGGCGAGCCCTCCTGATCCAGAGCGCCTCCGTGCGCGCTTCGGCCGCAGCTTCGCCGCGGGCGAGGTGATCTTCCGCGAAGGCGATCTCGGCGCCGAGTCCTTCCTCATCGAGGAGGGACGTGTTCGCCTCATCAAGCGCGTGCGCGGCGCAGAGCGCAGCCTCATGGTCCTCAAGGCCGGCGACATGCTCGGCGAATCGGCCTTGCTCACGGGCGTCCCGCGCTCCTCCACGGCCATCGCCCTCTCTCCGGTCGTTGCCCTCGCGCTCGATCAGGCGACGCTCCAGAGCCTGCTCGAGAACCACCCCCTCGTCGCGCTCCGCATCGTCAAGCAGCTCGTCGCCCGCCTGCGCGACGCCGAAGATCAGATCGAGAGCATGATGCTCACCGACACCCAGTCGAAGGTGGTGAACGCGCTCCTCAAGCTCGCCCAGCAGGCCCGCGACGAAGGCTCGGGAGGCACCGTCTCCTTCTCCGTCTCACCGATGGAACTCTCGATCCGCGTCGGCCTCGACGTGGACACCGTGAAGCGCGCCGTGCAGCAGCTCCGCGATGGACAGTACCTGCGCGTCTCCGACGAGCGCCTCGAGATCCCCGATCTCGACGCCTTGCGCAGGCTCTACCACCTGCTCGGCGTGAAAGACGAGATCCGCGGAGAAGGCTGA
- a CDS encoding DNA gyrase inhibitor YacG — protein sequence MATRPPPRCPTCGQPVEISAENAVFPFCTAQCKLVDLGRWLDGSYRIPGAPVDPEEFGGRNAVREEED from the coding sequence ATGGCAACGCGTCCCCCCCCCCGGTGTCCCACGTGCGGGCAACCGGTCGAGATTTCCGCCGAGAATGCGGTGTTTCCCTTCTGTACCGCGCAGTGCAAGCTGGTGGACCTCGGTCGATGGCTCGACGGGAGCTACCGGATCCCGGGGGCGCCTGTGGATCCGGAAGAGTTCGGGGGCAGGAACGCCGTTCGGGAAGAGGAGGACTGA
- the dnaJ gene encoding molecular chaperone DnaJ: MSEKRDYYEVLSVARDASPDDIRKAYRQLALKFHPDRNPGDASAEVKFKEATEAYQVLSDADKRGRYDQFGHAGLEGAVGFEGGDIFSHFQDIFSEFFGGFGGGGGRGRRGPARGQDIRVQQRLTLKEAICGCKREVALRTPAPCDECSGTGAKPGTKRKTCGTCNGAGQVSTARGFVMFSQTCPECSGEGSIVKTPCAACKGAGAVERSRKVVVSFPAGIDGGQRLRVPGQGMPGSPGAPPGDLYVDVDLLPDERFERHGTDLVYRLPLTFVDAALGTTIEVELPDETKADVTVPAGTQPNDIIPVKGKGVPRLDGRGRGALQVLVQVEVPRELSAAAKDLLQKFQSELAKGEKRGAKTA; encoded by the coding sequence ATGAGTGAAAAGCGCGATTATTACGAAGTCCTCAGCGTTGCGCGCGACGCATCTCCTGACGACATCCGCAAGGCCTACCGACAGCTGGCCCTCAAGTTTCATCCTGACCGAAACCCCGGCGACGCATCGGCCGAGGTGAAGTTCAAGGAGGCGACTGAGGCCTATCAAGTCCTCTCGGACGCTGACAAACGCGGTCGCTACGACCAGTTCGGTCACGCTGGGCTCGAAGGCGCGGTCGGCTTCGAAGGCGGCGACATCTTCTCGCACTTCCAGGACATCTTCTCGGAGTTCTTCGGCGGCTTCGGCGGAGGAGGAGGGAGAGGCCGCCGTGGCCCGGCGCGTGGCCAGGACATCCGCGTGCAACAGCGCCTCACCCTCAAAGAGGCGATCTGCGGTTGCAAGCGAGAGGTCGCTCTCCGGACGCCTGCGCCGTGTGACGAGTGCAGCGGTACGGGCGCCAAGCCAGGGACGAAGCGCAAGACCTGCGGGACGTGCAACGGCGCAGGCCAGGTCTCGACCGCCCGTGGCTTCGTGATGTTCTCTCAGACCTGCCCCGAGTGCAGCGGCGAGGGATCCATCGTGAAGACCCCGTGCGCCGCCTGCAAAGGAGCAGGAGCCGTCGAGCGCTCCCGCAAAGTCGTCGTCTCGTTCCCCGCCGGCATCGATGGCGGGCAGCGGCTGCGCGTTCCTGGCCAGGGGATGCCCGGTTCTCCCGGCGCGCCCCCTGGCGATCTTTACGTCGACGTCGACCTCCTGCCGGACGAACGCTTCGAGCGACACGGCACGGACCTCGTCTACCGCCTCCCCTTGACCTTCGTCGACGCCGCGCTCGGCACCACGATCGAAGTCGAGCTCCCCGACGAGACCAAGGCCGACGTCACCGTCCCCGCAGGGACGCAGCCGAACGACATCATCCCCGTGAAGGGGAAGGGTGTCCCGCGTCTCGATGGTCGCGGTCGCGGCGCCCTGCAGGTCCTCGTTCAGGTCGAGGTCCCTCGAGAGCTTTCGGCCGCAGCCAAGGACCTGCTGCAGAAGTTCCAGAGCGAGCTGGCGAAGGGCGAGAAGCGCGGCGCCAAGACGGCCTGA
- the recO gene encoding DNA repair protein RecO — MAFAGRRRTERLQTLALLLRAVPIGEADLVVTFFTEERGLLAALARGARRSAKRFVGLEPMHLLRLALDERPGAELGVLSEASIEHPRLHLTSNLARLEAAGRALRWVRDIAPAHTAEPEVWRELNRLLDELDEAPRRGPAEADAPALPPDAALVTTGLRLLGAFGWGLDLSRCVSCGRACAQGTSALADPARGGLVCRACGGGRLLLRAELRERLAAIAEGGEGTIPLDDLRTAFDLVEGALTAHASGR, encoded by the coding sequence ATGGCCTTCGCCGGTCGACGCAGAACCGAACGCCTCCAGACGCTGGCGCTGCTCCTCCGCGCCGTCCCCATCGGTGAAGCCGACCTCGTCGTGACGTTCTTCACCGAGGAGCGCGGCCTCCTCGCCGCCCTCGCCCGTGGCGCCCGCCGCTCCGCCAAGCGTTTCGTCGGCCTCGAGCCCATGCACCTGCTCCGCCTCGCCCTCGACGAGCGACCTGGCGCCGAACTCGGCGTCCTCTCGGAGGCCTCCATCGAACACCCCCGCCTCCACCTCACCAGCAACCTTGCCCGCCTCGAAGCTGCGGGCCGCGCCCTCCGCTGGGTCCGTGACATCGCGCCCGCGCACACCGCCGAGCCCGAGGTCTGGCGAGAGCTGAACCGCCTGCTCGACGAACTCGACGAAGCGCCCCGCCGCGGCCCCGCCGAAGCGGACGCGCCTGCCCTCCCTCCAGACGCCGCACTCGTCACCACCGGCCTGCGCCTCCTCGGCGCCTTCGGCTGGGGCCTCGACCTCAGCCGCTGCGTGAGCTGCGGGCGCGCGTGCGCCCAGGGAACCTCGGCCCTCGCCGATCCTGCCCGTGGAGGCCTGGTCTGCCGCGCCTGCGGTGGTGGCCGCCTCCTCTTGCGCGCCGAACTCCGCGAGCGCCTCGCCGCGATCGCCGAGGGCGGCGAAGGCACCATCCCCCTCGACGACCTGCGCACCGCCTTCGATCTGGTCGAAGGTGCGCTCACCGCCCACGCCAGCGGCCGCTGA
- a CDS encoding helix-turn-helix domain-containing protein, translating into MDSIGRYLRRTREARAMSVEEVSRATRIPVISIERIEADHFDDLPGEVFVRGFLKAYARAVGLAMEDVLARYTASRRIALVTPLPIAAPARRTQGKRFGVAIAFVLLLILFTLALSIVLRPRGHDMPPELADRGQVDSLGIAPLA; encoded by the coding sequence ATGGACTCGATCGGCCGCTACCTGAGGCGTACTCGTGAAGCCCGGGCGATGAGCGTGGAGGAAGTCTCCCGTGCCACGCGCATTCCCGTCATCTCGATCGAACGGATCGAGGCGGATCACTTCGACGATCTCCCTGGAGAGGTCTTCGTCCGTGGCTTCTTGAAGGCCTACGCCAGAGCCGTCGGGCTCGCGATGGAGGACGTGCTCGCGCGGTACACCGCGAGCCGCCGCATCGCCCTGGTCACCCCGCTGCCCATCGCCGCGCCCGCGCGTCGCACCCAGGGCAAGCGCTTCGGCGTCGCCATCGCGTTCGTGCTCCTGCTCATCCTGTTCACGCTGGCGCTCAGCATCGTGCTTCGACCGCGCGGCCACGACATGCCTCCGGAGCTGGCGGACCGCGGCCAGGTCGACTCCCTCGGTATCGCCCCGCTGGCCTGA
- a CDS encoding metallophosphoesterase: MQRRTVVLADLHLVRSTPPEVSQDLARLLAEHAGSRVVFAGDLFDLSSESPGMARPRALREALGVHAIVRSALAEHVDRGGELWLVGGNHDAEVGEDDFTGELVGALGLGQQAMGRVRTTPWFFREEGLHIEHGHLYDPDNAPAHPLVSGQRSLGVHFVEEFIAPTGAHRYLQANDQTPLKLFLSAFKWYGLRAPYVIYRYFHAAISAVMQSGPLYRGHEEVADGEARIAGFSQEAGVGREVADALIGLSATPTMESVARTFSRLYFDRVLATLAMGAGATGLALGKRGIGATSLAGGAMAMAVSWAAGHNRYAGTVSERLATSAKGVAEATGAKLVVFGHTHKEALGDQYANTGSFSFPREAPGRPFVEIEGSAAWPRAASRYFTRQAA; encoded by the coding sequence ATGCAGCGTCGTACGGTGGTGCTCGCCGACCTTCACCTGGTGCGGTCGACGCCTCCGGAGGTGAGCCAGGATCTGGCACGGCTGCTCGCTGAGCACGCTGGATCGCGGGTGGTGTTCGCCGGGGATCTGTTCGACCTGTCGTCGGAGTCACCCGGGATGGCGCGACCGCGGGCGCTGCGCGAGGCGCTCGGGGTCCACGCCATCGTGCGGTCGGCGCTCGCCGAGCACGTGGATCGCGGGGGTGAGCTGTGGCTCGTGGGCGGCAACCACGACGCCGAGGTGGGCGAAGACGATTTCACCGGGGAGCTGGTGGGAGCGCTGGGTCTGGGGCAGCAGGCGATGGGGCGCGTGCGGACGACGCCGTGGTTCTTCCGGGAGGAGGGCCTGCACATCGAGCATGGTCACCTTTACGATCCGGACAACGCGCCAGCGCACCCGCTGGTCTCGGGGCAGCGCAGCCTGGGCGTGCACTTCGTGGAGGAGTTCATCGCACCGACGGGTGCGCACCGCTACCTGCAGGCGAACGATCAGACGCCGCTCAAGCTCTTCCTCTCGGCGTTCAAGTGGTACGGGCTGCGCGCGCCGTATGTGATCTACCGGTACTTCCACGCGGCGATCAGCGCGGTGATGCAGAGCGGGCCGCTCTACCGCGGTCACGAGGAAGTGGCGGACGGGGAAGCGCGGATCGCGGGGTTCTCGCAGGAGGCCGGGGTGGGTCGTGAGGTGGCCGATGCGCTCATCGGGCTCTCGGCGACGCCGACGATGGAGAGCGTGGCGCGGACGTTCTCGCGGCTGTACTTCGACCGGGTGCTGGCGACGCTGGCGATGGGTGCGGGCGCGACGGGGCTGGCGCTCGGGAAGCGGGGGATCGGGGCGACGTCGCTGGCGGGCGGGGCGATGGCGATGGCGGTGAGCTGGGCTGCCGGGCACAACCGGTACGCGGGAACGGTGTCGGAGCGGCTGGCGACGAGCGCGAAGGGCGTGGCCGAGGCGACGGGCGCGAAGCTCGTGGTGTTCGGTCACACGCACAAGGAAGCGCTGGGGGACCAGTACGCGAACACGGGGAGCTTCTCGTTCCCGCGGGAGGCGCCCGGGCGCCCGTTCGTGGAGATCGAGGGCTCGGCGGCATGGCCACGGGCGGCGTCGCGGTACTTCACGCGGCAAGCGGCCTGA
- the tsaB gene encoding tRNA (adenosine(37)-N6)-threonylcarbamoyltransferase complex dimerization subunit type 1 TsaB — protein sequence MKLLALSTSTPRGSAALLDGEHVLAAATYDDLQGHAERIFSAVEQALRDASASRADLEALACDIGPGSFTGVRVGVATIKGIALALGSPAVGISSLDAMAAAAFDTAAAPGDLVVPMIDAKKGELFLAAYDALDAPLRMVPRHLPREDVPALLAQLATGARLIIAGAVAEEIPALRPHLVRGEGMDLPHATWIGRLAARRLAANPGARDEHDAATIEPLYVRAPDAKPAQPGYAPPR from the coding sequence ATGAAGCTCCTCGCCCTCTCCACCTCCACGCCCCGCGGTAGCGCGGCCCTCCTCGACGGCGAGCACGTTCTCGCCGCCGCGACCTACGACGATCTCCAGGGCCACGCCGAACGCATCTTCTCCGCCGTGGAGCAGGCCCTCCGGGACGCATCGGCCTCCAGAGCAGACCTCGAAGCCCTCGCGTGCGACATCGGCCCTGGCTCCTTCACCGGCGTCCGTGTCGGCGTGGCCACCATCAAGGGCATCGCCCTCGCGCTCGGCTCGCCTGCCGTGGGCATCTCCTCCCTCGACGCCATGGCCGCGGCAGCCTTCGACACGGCCGCTGCACCGGGCGATCTCGTCGTCCCCATGATCGACGCCAAGAAGGGAGAGCTCTTCCTCGCGGCCTACGACGCCCTCGATGCCCCCCTCCGGATGGTCCCGCGGCACCTCCCCCGGGAGGACGTTCCGGCCTTGCTCGCTCAGCTCGCCACGGGCGCCCGCTTGATCATCGCCGGTGCCGTTGCCGAGGAAATCCCTGCCCTCCGACCTCACCTCGTCCGGGGTGAGGGCATGGACCTCCCCCACGCCACCTGGATCGGCCGCCTGGCGGCCAGACGGCTCGCGGCGAACCCCGGAGCGCGCGACGAGCACGACGCCGCCACGATCGAGCCACTCTATGTACGCGCTCCCGACGCGAAGCCCGCCCAGCCGGGATATGCTCCCCCGCGATGA
- a CDS encoding tetratricopeptide repeat protein has product MTELLAWFTQGVPEATTLIIPASTLATRHPRSGARNTARSGALHGTPRDHEELERMTQMRRPARGGRQRFSAGAFVLVSPLMLVAAGACAASQAGQGGEQRSVAEYDLARDAFQNDRLREALDHVEKALEHDDENADAAHLGALIMLMFCAVDAQSSDCRFEEAERMARRTLEIKPDMRDAKNTLGVILVHEKRYDEAITLLKPLAEDILYASPEKSWGNLGWAYLLKGDADLAIDALRRAIAAQPLFCVGHYRLGLAYEKRNELALAREAFSAALETESPECQRMQDAFEARARVSFREGLRDDARADYERCREIAASTPTGQRCAAQLRAFP; this is encoded by the coding sequence TTGACTGAACTGTTGGCCTGGTTTACTCAGGGGGTCCCTGAGGCCACGACCCTGATCATTCCGGCCTCGACGCTCGCGACGCGACACCCCAGGAGCGGCGCGAGGAATACGGCCCGGAGCGGCGCACTTCACGGCACACCGCGGGATCACGAGGAGCTGGAGCGGATGACGCAGATGCGACGACCTGCACGAGGAGGGCGACAGCGGTTCAGCGCTGGCGCTTTCGTGCTGGTGTCGCCGCTGATGCTCGTCGCGGCCGGTGCGTGCGCGGCTTCGCAGGCCGGGCAGGGGGGCGAGCAGCGCTCGGTTGCCGAGTACGATCTCGCGCGGGACGCCTTCCAGAACGACAGGCTCCGCGAAGCGCTCGATCACGTGGAGAAGGCGCTCGAACACGACGACGAGAACGCGGACGCCGCGCACCTCGGCGCGCTGATCATGCTCATGTTCTGCGCCGTGGACGCGCAGTCGAGCGATTGCCGCTTCGAGGAAGCCGAGCGGATGGCGCGTCGGACCCTCGAGATCAAGCCCGACATGCGCGACGCCAAGAACACGCTCGGCGTGATCCTGGTCCACGAGAAGCGCTACGACGAGGCGATCACCCTCCTCAAGCCCCTCGCCGAAGACATCCTTTATGCTTCCCCCGAGAAATCGTGGGGTAACCTCGGCTGGGCGTATCTCCTCAAGGGCGACGCGGATCTCGCGATCGACGCCCTCCGGCGTGCCATCGCCGCGCAGCCACTCTTCTGCGTCGGTCACTACCGCCTGGGCCTCGCCTACGAAAAGCGGAACGAACTCGCGCTCGCACGCGAGGCGTTCAGCGCCGCGCTCGAGACCGAATCTCCCGAGTGCCAGCGCATGCAAGACGCCTTCGAGGCGAGGGCGCGGGTGAGTTTCCGAGAGGGCCTGCGCGACGACGCGCGCGCCGACTACGAACGTTGCCGTGAAATTGCGGCGTCGACGCCGACGGGACAGCGCTGTGCTGCACAGCTCCGCGCCTTCCCATGA
- the ftsZ gene encoding cell division protein FtsZ, whose translation MSFSIEFAPEHAGYEARIKVIGCGGSGGNAVNTMMNFGLEGVEFIVVNTDAQALGASLAPTKMHIGASVTRGLGAGADPEKGRKAALEDVTRIKEMIAGADMVFVTAGMGGGTGTGAAPVIAQLAREEGCLTVGVVTKPFFFEGKQRARRAELGLAMLAEHVDTLITIPNQKLLSLGDEDLSFVEAFRKADEVLYQAIKGISDLITQNGIVNVDFADVKTVMSNMGRALMGTGCAKGQGRARLAAEMAVSSPLLDDISVEGATGVLINIVGGPDMRMKEIEEAATLVQEQAHEDANIIFGATIDESMGDMIKVTVIATGFDHPVVEVPQQYTSSSTGRSGTHALSPIAASAAPLSSRAAMNAPPLTQRPPTREDVGYPTSRRAAPSQAPAQAGAAGGTRDRSSFVPPLDGDWDTPAFQRRGQ comes from the coding sequence ATGAGTTTCTCCATCGAGTTCGCCCCAGAGCATGCTGGGTACGAAGCCCGCATCAAGGTCATCGGTTGCGGTGGCTCTGGCGGCAACGCGGTCAACACGATGATGAATTTCGGCCTCGAAGGGGTCGAGTTCATCGTCGTCAACACCGACGCGCAGGCGCTCGGCGCCAGCCTGGCCCCGACCAAGATGCACATCGGTGCCAGCGTCACCCGTGGGCTCGGTGCGGGCGCTGATCCCGAGAAGGGCCGCAAGGCTGCGCTCGAGGACGTGACGCGGATCAAGGAAATGATCGCCGGCGCGGACATGGTGTTCGTCACCGCCGGCATGGGCGGTGGCACCGGCACCGGCGCTGCGCCCGTCATCGCGCAGCTCGCCCGTGAAGAGGGATGCCTCACCGTCGGTGTCGTCACCAAGCCCTTCTTCTTCGAAGGGAAGCAGCGTGCACGCCGTGCCGAGCTCGGTCTGGCGATGCTCGCCGAGCACGTCGACACCCTCATCACCATCCCCAACCAGAAGCTGCTCTCTTTGGGCGATGAGGACCTGTCGTTCGTCGAGGCCTTCCGCAAAGCGGACGAGGTGCTCTACCAGGCCATCAAGGGCATCAGCGACCTCATCACGCAGAACGGCATCGTCAACGTCGACTTCGCCGACGTGAAGACCGTCATGTCGAACATGGGCCGCGCCCTCATGGGCACCGGCTGCGCCAAGGGCCAGGGGCGCGCGCGCCTCGCGGCAGAGATGGCGGTCAGCTCGCCGCTGCTCGATGACATCTCCGTGGAAGGCGCCACCGGCGTGCTCATCAACATCGTCGGCGGCCCCGACATGCGCATGAAGGAGATCGAGGAGGCTGCGACCCTCGTGCAGGAGCAAGCGCACGAAGACGCCAACATCATCTTCGGCGCGACCATCGACGAGAGCATGGGCGACATGATCAAGGTGACGGTCATCGCGACCGGCTTCGATCATCCCGTCGTGGAGGTCCCGCAGCAGTACACGAGCTCCTCGACCGGGCGCAGCGGGACGCACGCCCTCTCCCCGATCGCAGCCTCGGCGGCGCCCCTTTCGTCCCGTGCGGCCATGAACGCGCCTCCGCTGACGCAGCGACCCCCGACCCGTGAGGATGTGGGTTACCCGACCTCACGTCGCGCTGCTCCCTCGCAAGCCCCGGCTCAGGCGGGTGCAGCGGGCGGAACCAGGGATCGCTCGAGCTTCGTTCCCCCGCTCGACGGCGACTGGGATACCCCCGCGTTCCAGCGTCGCGGCCAGTAA